In a single window of the Gossypium hirsutum isolate 1008001.06 chromosome A13, Gossypium_hirsutum_v2.1, whole genome shotgun sequence genome:
- the LOC107894721 gene encoding uncharacterized protein isoform X1 produces MSEMEVEEYRQKREIMVEGRDVPKPVKSFANVGFPDLASDLAQITFDYPFRIPLYFKPKFRAIGCWGSISTSRSSISMSLSQGVNVAQLSRNCFQCCQAYLPGFFLS; encoded by the exons ATGTCTGAGATGGAGGTGGAGGAATATCGGCAGAAGAGGGAAATTATGGTTGAAGGTCGTGATGTTCCAAAGCCTGTGAAGAGTTTTGCTAATGTGGGATTTCCAG ACCTGGCATCAGATTTGGCGCAGATAACATTTGATTATCCATTTAGGATACCTCTTTATTTTAAACCCAAATTTAGGGCAATTGGGTGTTGGGGTTCAATATCAACGTCGAGAAGTTCAATATCAATGTCGTTAAGTCAG GGTGTAAATGTTGCTCAGTTATCCAGGAATTGCTTCCAGTGTTGCCAGGCATATCTGCCTGGGTTCTTCCTGAGTTGA
- the LOC107894721 gene encoding ATP-dependent RNA helicase DBP2-like isoform X2 translates to MSEMEVEEYRQKREIMVEGRDVPKPVKSFANVGFPGCKCCSVIQELLPVLPGISAWVLPELIFVGTFVGLQELLFIFVGIFNVTTLFNCVYTCIADLDII, encoded by the exons ATGTCTGAGATGGAGGTGGAGGAATATCGGCAGAAGAGGGAAATTATGGTTGAAGGTCGTGATGTTCCAAAGCCTGTGAAGAGTTTTGCTAATGTGGGATTTCCAG GGTGTAAATGTTGCTCAGTTATCCAGGAATTGCTTCCAGTGTTGCCAGGCATATCTGCCTGGGTTCTTCCTGAGTTGATTTTTGTAGGCACTTTTGTAGGCTTACAGGAATTGCTTTTCATTTTTGTAGGCATTTTTAACGTAACTACCCTCTTCAATTGTGTATATACTTGTATAGCAGATCTTGATATTATATAA
- the LOC107894721 gene encoding uncharacterized protein isoform X3, translating into MWDFQGNWVLGFNINVEKFNINVVKSGCKCCSVIQELLPVLPGISAWVLPELIFVGTFVGLQELLFIFVGIFNVTTLFNCVYTCIADLDII; encoded by the exons ATGTGGGATTTCCAG GGCAATTGGGTGTTGGGGTTCAATATCAACGTCGAGAAGTTCAATATCAATGTCGTTAAGTCAG GGTGTAAATGTTGCTCAGTTATCCAGGAATTGCTTCCAGTGTTGCCAGGCATATCTGCCTGGGTTCTTCCTGAGTTGATTTTTGTAGGCACTTTTGTAGGCTTACAGGAATTGCTTTTCATTTTTGTAGGCATTTTTAACGTAACTACCCTCTTCAATTGTGTATATACTTGTATAGCAGATCTTGATATTATATAA